From the Rhodothalassiaceae bacterium genome, one window contains:
- the nuoI gene encoding NADH-quinone oxidoreductase subunit I, whose amino-acid sequence MVQAVRHFVRTFLLLEFVEAMALTFRYMFRPKATLNYPYEKGRLSPRFRGEHALRRYPNGEERCIACKLCEAICPALAITIEAEPRPDGSRRTTRYDIDMVKCIYCGLCQEACPVDAIVEGPNFEFAAETREELLYDKQKLLDNGERWEREIAANIAADAPYR is encoded by the coding sequence ATGGTGCAGGCGGTCAGACATTTCGTGCGCACCTTCCTCCTCCTCGAGTTCGTGGAGGCGATGGCGCTCACCTTCCGCTACATGTTCCGCCCGAAGGCGACGCTGAACTATCCTTACGAGAAGGGACGGCTGTCGCCGCGGTTCCGGGGCGAGCACGCGCTCAGGCGCTATCCGAACGGCGAGGAGCGCTGCATCGCCTGCAAGCTGTGCGAGGCGATCTGCCCGGCGCTCGCGATCACGATCGAGGCCGAACCCCGGCCCGACGGCTCGCGGCGCACGACGCGCTACGACATCGACATGGTCAAATGCATCTACTGCGGGCTGTGCCAGGAGGCCTGCCCGGTGGACGCGATCGTCGAGGGGCCGAACTTCGAGTTCGCCGCCGAGACCCGCGAGGAGCTGCTCTACGACAAGCAGAAGCTGCTGGACAACGGCGAGCGCTGGGAGCGCGAGATCGCGGCCAACATCGCCGCCGATGCCCCCTACCGCTGA
- the nuoJ gene encoding NADH:ubiquinone oxidoreductase subunit J, translating into MSWTASAFYLFGFFTVLGAAAVVLARNPVHSVLFLIFAFFNAAALFLLAGAEFLALLLVVVYVGAVAVLFLFVVMMLDIDFVRLREGFARYLPIGLLVGLAFLAELVTVATSAAVLPGAPERLALPLARFAGLDNTTALGTVLYTDYVYPFQMAGVILLVAMIGAIVLTLRHRPDARRQKISEQVRRDPRAAVRLVDLKPGAGLQEVDTLPAEEERA; encoded by the coding sequence ATGAGCTGGACCGCCTCTGCGTTCTATCTGTTCGGGTTTTTCACGGTTCTCGGCGCCGCCGCCGTGGTGCTGGCGCGCAACCCCGTGCATTCGGTGCTGTTCCTGATCTTCGCCTTCTTCAACGCCGCCGCGCTCTTCCTGCTGGCGGGCGCCGAGTTCCTGGCGCTGCTGTTGGTCGTCGTCTATGTCGGCGCGGTCGCGGTGCTGTTCCTGTTCGTGGTGATGATGCTGGACATCGACTTCGTGCGCCTGCGCGAAGGCTTTGCGCGCTACCTTCCGATCGGCCTGCTGGTCGGGCTCGCGTTTCTCGCCGAGCTCGTCACCGTCGCGACCTCGGCCGCCGTGCTGCCCGGCGCGCCGGAGCGGCTGGCGCTGCCGCTTGCGCGCTTTGCGGGGCTGGACAACACCACGGCGCTCGGCACCGTGCTCTATACGGACTACGTCTATCCCTTCCAGATGGCGGGCGTGATCCTGCTGGTGGCCATGATCGGCGCGATCGTGCTGACACTCCGGCACCGGCCGGACGCGCGGCGCCAGAAGATTTCCGAGCAGGTCCGGCGCGATCCGCGCGCGGCCGTGCGACTCGTGGATCTCAAGCCCGGCGCGGGCCTGCAGGAGGTCGATACCCTGCCGGCCGAGGAGGAACGGGCCTGA
- the nuoK gene encoding NADH-quinone oxidoreductase subunit K has protein sequence MFEIGVTHYLVLSAIVFSIGVFGVFLNRKNVIIILMSVELMLLAVNINFVAFSAALRDLLGQVFAMFVLTVAAAEAAIGLAILVVYFRNRGSIEVDDINQMRG, from the coding sequence ATGTTCGAGATCGGCGTCACCCACTATCTGGTGCTGTCCGCGATCGTGTTCTCGATCGGGGTGTTCGGCGTGTTCCTGAACCGGAAGAACGTCATCATCATCCTGATGTCGGTCGAGCTGATGCTGCTCGCCGTCAACATCAACTTCGTCGCCTTTTCCGCCGCGCTCCGGGATCTGCTCGGCCAGGTGTTCGCGATGTTCGTGCTGACCGTGGCGGCCGCCGAGGCGGCCATCGGGCTTGCGATCCTGGTGGTCTACTTCCGCAACCGCGGCAGCATCGAGGTCGACGACATCAACCAGATGCGGGGATGA
- a CDS encoding NADH:ubiquinone oxidoreductase subunit L — translation MTQLHVIVFGPLVGFLIAGLFGRIIGEKASMLVTSLLVTLSAAFAVPVFIDVVRDGAVLHQPVLEWVSVGGLHFTWSLYVDSLTAVMLVVVTVVSALVHWYSIGYMDEDPDKPRFFAYLSLFTFAMLMLVSADNLVQTFFGWEGVGLASYLLIGFWFKKPEANAAAIKAFVVNRVGDFGFSLGLFALFMVTGSLTFAEIFPALGSLAGARMTFIGIDADVLTVIGVLLFIGAMGKSAQIILHTWLPDAMEGPTPVSALIHAATMVTAGVFLVARMSPLYELAPDAAALVAVIGATTAFFAATVGLVQNDIKRVIAYSTCSQLGYMFVAAGLSAYGAAIFHLFTHAFFKALLFLGAGSVIHAIDHEQDMRHMGGLRTMLPLTYLMMLVGTLALTGFPGTAGYFSKDAIIESAFAHGGAVGQYAFWATVIAAALTSFYSWRLMFMTFHGRLKVKEEVVRHVHESPAVMMIPLLVLAAGALAAGFLFADDFIGEGRAEFWHAALAAAGGETLEAIHHVPAWVKYSPTVMMVAGFLVAWAFYIADPALPQRWAERLPGVYRFLLNKWYFDELYDFLFVRPAMRLGWILWKVGDGRIIDGLGPDGVARTVMRAGARVRLVQTGYIYTYAFAILIGIVVLTAMLFIGAKGV, via the coding sequence ATGACCCAGCTGCACGTCATCGTTTTCGGTCCCCTCGTCGGCTTTCTGATCGCGGGCCTGTTCGGCCGCATCATCGGCGAGAAGGCCTCGATGCTCGTCACCTCGCTGCTGGTAACGCTTTCGGCCGCATTTGCGGTGCCCGTGTTCATCGACGTGGTGCGCGACGGCGCGGTGCTGCACCAGCCGGTGCTGGAGTGGGTCAGCGTCGGCGGGCTCCACTTCACCTGGTCGCTCTATGTCGACTCGCTCACCGCCGTGATGCTGGTGGTGGTGACCGTGGTCTCGGCCCTCGTGCACTGGTACTCGATCGGCTACATGGACGAGGATCCCGACAAGCCCCGCTTCTTCGCCTATCTGTCGCTGTTCACCTTCGCGATGCTGATGCTGGTCTCGGCCGACAATCTGGTCCAGACCTTCTTCGGCTGGGAGGGCGTGGGGCTCGCCTCCTATCTGCTGATCGGCTTCTGGTTCAAGAAGCCGGAGGCGAACGCCGCCGCGATCAAGGCCTTCGTCGTGAACCGCGTCGGCGACTTCGGCTTCTCGCTCGGCCTGTTCGCGCTCTTCATGGTGACGGGCTCGCTCACCTTCGCCGAGATCTTTCCCGCGCTCGGGAGTCTTGCCGGCGCGCGGATGACCTTCATCGGCATCGACGCCGACGTGCTGACGGTGATCGGCGTGCTGCTGTTCATCGGCGCGATGGGCAAGTCCGCCCAGATCATCCTCCACACATGGTTGCCGGATGCGATGGAGGGCCCGACCCCGGTCTCCGCGCTGATCCACGCCGCCACGATGGTCACCGCCGGCGTCTTCCTCGTCGCGCGCATGTCGCCCCTTTATGAGCTCGCCCCCGATGCCGCGGCCCTGGTGGCGGTGATCGGCGCGACCACGGCCTTCTTCGCCGCGACGGTGGGCCTCGTGCAGAACGACATCAAGCGCGTGATCGCCTATTCCACCTGCTCGCAGCTCGGCTACATGTTCGTCGCCGCCGGGCTGTCGGCCTACGGGGCCGCCATCTTCCATCTCTTCACCCACGCCTTCTTCAAGGCGCTGCTGTTCCTCGGGGCGGGCTCCGTGATCCACGCGATCGACCACGAGCAGGACATGCGCCACATGGGCGGGCTGCGCACGATGCTGCCGCTCACCTATCTCATGATGCTGGTCGGCACGCTGGCGCTGACGGGCTTTCCGGGCACGGCCGGGTATTTTTCGAAGGACGCGATCATCGAGTCCGCCTTCGCCCATGGCGGCGCGGTAGGCCAGTACGCCTTCTGGGCGACGGTGATCGCCGCGGCGCTGACCTCCTTCTACTCCTGGCGGCTGATGTTCATGACCTTCCACGGCCGCCTCAAGGTCAAGGAAGAGGTGGTGCGCCACGTCCACGAGAGCCCGGCGGTGATGATGATCCCGCTTCTCGTGCTCGCGGCGGGCGCGTTGGCTGCGGGCTTCCTGTTCGCGGACGACTTCATCGGCGAGGGGCGCGCGGAGTTCTGGCACGCGGCGCTGGCCGCGGCCGGCGGCGAGACGCTAGAGGCCATCCACCACGTGCCGGCCTGGGTGAAGTATTCGCCGACGGTGATGATGGTGGCGGGCTTTCTCGTCGCCTGGGCCTTCTACATCGCCGATCCCGCGCTGCCGCAGCGCTGGGCGGAGCGGCTGCCCGGCGTCTACCGCTTCCTGCTCAACAAGTGGTATTTCGACGAGCTCTACGATTTCCTCTTCGTGCGGCCGGCGATGCGGCTGGGGTGGATCCTGTGGAAGGTCGGCGACGGGCGGATCATCGACGGCCTCGGCCCCGACGGCGTGGCCCGCACCGTGATGCGCGCCGGCGCGCGGGTGCGCCTGGTTCAGACGGGCTACATCTACACCTACGCCTTTGCGATCCTCATCGGGATCGTCGTGCTGACCGCCATGCTGTTCATCGGCGCGAAGGGAGTGTGA
- a CDS encoding NADH-quinone oxidoreductase subunit M has product MIPSWPILSTLLLVPLFGALLILLVRGEPEQVDRNVRHVALYATIVNFALAVMLWIQFDPANPGFQFVEDYPWIGETIRFKLGVDGISLFFVVLTAFLMPICILASWESITTRVREYMIAFLVMETLMIGVFSALDLFVFYIFFEGGLIPMFLIIGVWGGERRIYAAFKFFLYTLLGSVLMLVAVLYMYFTAGTADIPTLMQHPFAPHVQPWLWLAFFASFAVKTPMWPVHTWLPDAHVEAPTAGSVILAGVLLKMGGYGFLRFSLPMFPLASVEYGWLIFGLSMVAVVYTSLVALAQEDMKKLIAYSSVAHMGFVTIGIFVLNPQGIAGGIYQMLSHGVVSAALFLCVGVVYDRLHTRLIERYGGLAHNMPKYAVAFMIFALASIGLPGTSGFVGEFLSLTGAFLRDSWIAFVAATGVILGAAYMLWLYRRVFFGELIKDELKRMKDLGAREVAIFAPLVAAVFWLGIYPKSFLDVINPAVDRLLDLHRSAVAEACGAAADGAPAACARLADAGRTGRGAAGTAQPVRTLVQIHPGR; this is encoded by the coding sequence ATGATCCCGAGCTGGCCGATCCTGAGCACGCTGCTGCTCGTGCCGCTCTTCGGAGCGCTGCTGATCCTGCTCGTGCGGGGCGAACCCGAGCAGGTGGATCGCAATGTGCGCCATGTCGCGCTCTATGCGACGATCGTGAACTTCGCGCTCGCGGTCATGCTGTGGATCCAGTTCGATCCGGCGAACCCGGGCTTCCAGTTCGTCGAGGACTATCCCTGGATCGGCGAGACGATCCGTTTCAAGCTCGGCGTCGACGGGATCTCGCTCTTCTTCGTCGTGCTCACGGCCTTTCTGATGCCGATCTGCATTCTCGCGAGCTGGGAGTCGATCACCACCCGCGTGCGCGAATACATGATCGCCTTCCTCGTGATGGAGACGCTGATGATCGGCGTCTTCTCGGCGCTCGATCTGTTCGTCTTCTACATCTTCTTCGAGGGCGGTCTCATCCCGATGTTCCTCATCATCGGGGTGTGGGGCGGCGAGCGGCGGATCTATGCGGCCTTCAAGTTCTTCCTCTACACGCTGCTCGGCTCCGTGCTGATGCTGGTCGCCGTGCTCTACATGTATTTCACCGCCGGCACGGCGGACATCCCGACCCTGATGCAGCATCCCTTCGCGCCGCATGTGCAACCCTGGCTGTGGCTCGCCTTTTTCGCCTCCTTCGCGGTCAAGACGCCGATGTGGCCGGTGCACACCTGGCTGCCGGATGCGCATGTCGAGGCGCCGACGGCCGGCTCGGTGATCCTGGCCGGCGTGCTGCTGAAGATGGGCGGATACGGATTTCTGCGGTTCTCCCTGCCGATGTTCCCGCTGGCGAGCGTGGAATACGGCTGGCTCATCTTCGGGCTCTCGATGGTGGCGGTGGTCTACACCTCGCTCGTCGCGCTCGCCCAGGAGGACATGAAGAAGCTGATCGCCTATTCCTCCGTCGCCCACATGGGCTTCGTGACGATCGGCATCTTCGTGCTGAACCCGCAGGGGATCGCCGGCGGCATCTATCAGATGCTCTCCCACGGCGTCGTCTCGGCGGCGCTGTTCCTGTGCGTCGGCGTGGTCTACGACCGGCTGCACACCCGGCTCATCGAGCGCTACGGCGGGCTCGCTCACAACATGCCCAAATACGCCGTCGCCTTCATGATCTTCGCGCTGGCCTCCATCGGCCTGCCGGGAACCAGCGGTTTCGTGGGCGAATTCCTCTCTCTTACGGGCGCCTTCCTGCGCGACAGCTGGATCGCCTTCGTCGCGGCCACCGGCGTCATCCTGGGGGCCGCCTACATGCTCTGGCTCTACCGCCGGGTCTTCTTCGGCGAGCTCATCAAGGACGAGCTCAAGCGCATGAAGGATCTCGGCGCGCGCGAGGTGGCGATCTTCGCGCCGCTCGTGGCCGCCGTCTTCTGGCTCGGGATCTATCCGAAGAGCTTCCTCGACGTGATCAATCCCGCGGTAGACAGGCTGCTCGATCTCCACCGCTCCGCGGTCGCCGAGGCATGCGGCGCGGCGGCGGACGGCGCGCCTGCGGCCTGCGCGCGGCTTGCGGATGCCGGGCGGACCGGGCGGGGCGCGGCGGGGACCGCGCAGCCGGTGCGCACACTGGTCCAGATTCATCCGGGAAGGTAG
- the nuoN gene encoding NADH-quinone oxidoreductase subunit N, with product MQLAGVYPEILLLAGAMLGLMWGVFARANAYRPVRSLALVLLLAAGVLVVLGPSEASPLGGMLVVDRFAVFVKIVVLGGAALALMVADDYLAFRGIDRFEYPVLILLATAGMMLMVSAANLLALYVGLELQSLALYVLAAFNRDRLRSSEAGLKYFVLGALSSGVLLYGITLTYGFLGTIDFAGIAAHVTGGERLGLGALTGLVFVLAGLAFKISAVPFHMWTPDVYEGAPTPVVTLFAGAPKAAAFALLVRVLIEAFPGAAAEWRQIVILLAVASMALGSFAALVQTNIKRLMAYSSIAHMGFALTGLAAGTADGVKGLLVYLAIYVLMSVGTFALILAMREEDGWTEEIADLAGLATTRPATAAAMAIFMFSMAGIPLLAGFFAKLYVFMAVVEAGYAWLAVVGFVLSVVSAVYYLRIVKIMYMDPPRVTFLAPGRGIPFVATVTAALNSPLHLLLIWPLVLAASAAAASLFS from the coding sequence ATGCAGCTTGCAGGCGTGTATCCCGAGATTCTGCTGCTGGCGGGCGCGATGCTGGGGCTGATGTGGGGCGTGTTCGCGCGCGCGAACGCCTACCGGCCGGTGCGCAGTCTCGCGCTCGTGCTGCTGCTGGCCGCCGGCGTGCTGGTGGTGCTCGGCCCGAGCGAGGCGAGCCCGCTCGGGGGCATGCTGGTGGTCGACCGCTTCGCTGTCTTCGTGAAGATCGTGGTGCTGGGGGGAGCGGCGCTGGCGCTGATGGTGGCGGATGACTACCTCGCCTTCCGCGGCATCGACCGCTTCGAATATCCGGTGCTGATCCTGCTCGCGACCGCCGGCATGATGCTGATGGTCTCGGCCGCCAATCTGCTGGCGCTCTATGTCGGTCTCGAGCTGCAGTCGCTGGCGCTCTACGTGCTCGCCGCCTTCAACCGCGACCGGCTGCGCTCGAGCGAGGCGGGGCTGAAGTATTTCGTGTTGGGCGCGCTGTCTTCGGGCGTGCTGCTCTACGGGATCACGCTTACCTACGGCTTTCTCGGCACCATCGATTTCGCCGGCATCGCGGCCCATGTGACGGGTGGCGAGCGGCTGGGGCTGGGCGCGCTCACCGGCCTCGTCTTCGTGCTCGCGGGACTGGCCTTCAAGATCTCGGCCGTGCCCTTCCACATGTGGACGCCGGACGTCTACGAGGGCGCGCCGACACCGGTCGTCACGCTTTTCGCCGGGGCGCCGAAGGCGGCGGCCTTCGCGCTGCTCGTGCGGGTGCTGATCGAGGCCTTCCCCGGTGCCGCGGCCGAATGGCGGCAGATCGTGATCCTGCTCGCGGTCGCCAGCATGGCGCTCGGATCCTTCGCGGCTCTGGTGCAGACCAACATCAAGCGGCTGATGGCCTATTCCTCCATCGCCCACATGGGCTTCGCCCTGACGGGGCTGGCCGCCGGCACGGCCGACGGCGTCAAGGGGCTGCTCGTCTATCTTGCGATCTATGTGCTGATGTCGGTCGGCACCTTCGCGCTCATTCTCGCCATGCGCGAGGAGGACGGCTGGACCGAGGAGATCGCCGATCTGGCCGGGCTCGCGACGACGCGCCCGGCGACGGCGGCGGCGATGGCGATCTTCATGTTCTCGATGGCCGGCATTCCGCTGCTCGCCGGCTTCTTCGCCAAGCTCTACGTCTTCATGGCGGTGGTCGAGGCGGGCTACGCCTGGCTTGCGGTGGTCGGCTTCGTGCTGTCGGTGGTGAGCGCGGTGTACTATCTGCGCATCGTCAAGATCATGTACATGGATCCGCCGCGGGTGACCTTCCTTGCTCCCGGCCGCGGCATCCCCTTCGTCGCGACGGTCACCGCCGCGCTCAATTCGCCGCTGCATCTGTTGCTGATCTGGCCGCTGGTGCTGGCCGCATCCGCCGCCGCGGCGAGCCTGTTCTCCTGA
- a CDS encoding biotin--[acetyl-CoA-carboxylase] ligase, with amino-acid sequence MSEPIMSLGTVTSTMDEARRRLLDGTGRPPFWVLAERQTAGRGRQGRAWQSPPGNLYATGVFATRRPLAELPSLALVAGLAVAETAGAMLCRPERLALKWPNDVLVADRKLAGILCESERTGAGTLVLVGIGVNLAEAPAGVELPATSLAGEGIAPPSPADFLDSLAARFASLRAVWEEEGFAALKPRYERMMWARSRTVAVVDETADGARLAGRLAGIDADGALLLETEDGLRRVVSGRLRPVEDAPAAGAPDEG; translated from the coding sequence GTGAGCGAGCCCATCATGAGCCTCGGCACCGTCACCAGCACGATGGACGAGGCGCGCAGGCGGCTGCTCGATGGCACCGGCCGGCCGCCCTTCTGGGTCCTTGCCGAGCGCCAGACCGCCGGGCGCGGCCGCCAGGGGAGGGCGTGGCAGTCGCCGCCCGGCAATCTTTACGCGACCGGCGTGTTCGCGACCCGCCGGCCGCTCGCGGAGCTGCCGTCGCTGGCGCTCGTCGCCGGGCTTGCGGTCGCGGAGACCGCGGGCGCGATGCTCTGCCGCCCCGAGCGCCTCGCGCTCAAATGGCCGAACGACGTGCTGGTGGCCGACCGCAAGCTCGCCGGCATTCTCTGCGAGAGCGAGCGCACCGGCGCCGGGACCCTGGTGCTCGTCGGCATCGGCGTGAATCTGGCCGAGGCCCCCGCCGGCGTGGAGCTGCCCGCGACCTCGCTGGCCGGGGAGGGGATCGCGCCCCCGAGCCCGGCGGATTTCCTCGACTCTCTCGCCGCGCGCTTCGCCAGCTTGCGCGCCGTCTGGGAAGAGGAGGGCTTCGCGGCGCTGAAGCCCCGCTATGAGCGGATGATGTGGGCGCGGAGCCGCACGGTCGCCGTCGTTGATGAGACGGCGGACGGCGCGCGGCTTGCGGGCCGCCTTGCCGGGATCGACGCGGACGGGGCGCTGCTGCTAGAGACGGAAGACGGGCTGCGGCGCGTCGTCTCCGGCCGGCTGCGGCCGGTCGAGGACGCGCCCGCGGCCGGGGCGCCCGATGAGGGGTGA